One part of the Mangrovibacillus cuniculi genome encodes these proteins:
- a CDS encoding ABC transporter substrate-binding protein: MAKRSWLWFISALLVLSIVLAGCTGGDDKEEEKPTDDPGDVTTEEPAEETPQVLVFGRGGDSVSLDPSQATDGESFKVTKNVFETLIEFGEQDTELHPGLATEWSNTEDGLQYTLKLREGVTFHDGTPFNAEAVVFNFERWKGGSKEQFYYYNSQFGEVISEVVADDEYTVTFKLTRPLAPFYKNLAMSPFAIASPAAIEQFGDKFNENPVGTGPFVFKEWKRNDRITIEKNPNYWEEGLPKLDTVIFRAIPDNSARVNALATGEVDLIDGVNYSDVPTIEGNSELQMFYRPSMNVAYVGLTNTRGPLQNKLVRQALNYAVDKASIIDAFYAGAAEPAKNPMPPVIAGYNDALEGYEYNPEKAKELLAEAGFEDGFEMELWAMPVARPYMPDGQKVAEALQANFAAVGVNAKITSYEWATYLEKARNGEADSFLLGWTGDNGDADNFLYVLLDQDSIGSNNYAQYQNQAVHDLLVEAQSTPDQAKREELYKQAQELIHEDAPWIPLVHSNPALAGKAGISGFKAHPTGSDVLATVEMK, encoded by the coding sequence ATGGCAAAACGTTCATGGCTTTGGTTCATCTCTGCACTACTCGTTTTATCTATCGTTTTAGCTGGTTGTACTGGTGGGGATGACAAAGAGGAAGAGAAACCAACAGATGATCCTGGAGACGTAACGACAGAAGAACCTGCTGAAGAAACACCACAAGTATTAGTCTTCGGACGTGGAGGAGATTCTGTATCTTTAGATCCATCTCAAGCAACGGATGGAGAATCATTTAAAGTAACGAAAAATGTATTTGAAACGTTGATTGAATTTGGTGAGCAAGATACAGAACTACACCCTGGACTTGCGACAGAGTGGTCGAATACAGAAGACGGTTTACAATACACACTTAAATTAAGAGAAGGTGTCACGTTCCACGATGGCACACCTTTCAATGCGGAAGCGGTTGTTTTCAACTTTGAAAGATGGAAAGGTGGAAGTAAAGAGCAATTCTACTACTATAATTCTCAATTTGGAGAAGTAATTAGCGAAGTAGTAGCAGACGATGAGTACACTGTAACATTTAAGCTAACTCGTCCTCTAGCTCCTTTCTATAAAAACTTAGCAATGTCACCTTTCGCGATTGCTTCACCAGCAGCAATAGAGCAATTCGGAGATAAGTTTAACGAAAATCCTGTGGGAACTGGTCCATTCGTATTCAAAGAGTGGAAGCGTAATGACCGTATTACAATTGAAAAGAATCCTAACTACTGGGAAGAAGGTTTACCGAAACTTGATACAGTTATTTTCCGTGCGATTCCTGACAACTCTGCACGTGTAAATGCTTTAGCAACAGGTGAAGTAGATCTTATTGACGGTGTGAACTACAGTGACGTTCCTACTATTGAAGGGAACAGCGAGCTTCAAATGTTCTATCGTCCTTCTATGAACGTTGCATATGTTGGCTTAACAAATACTCGTGGTCCTTTACAAAATAAATTAGTTCGTCAAGCGCTTAACTATGCTGTAGACAAAGCATCCATCATTGATGCGTTCTATGCAGGTGCAGCTGAACCAGCGAAAAACCCAATGCCACCAGTAATTGCTGGATATAATGATGCGTTGGAAGGATACGAATATAATCCTGAAAAAGCAAAAGAACTTCTTGCGGAGGCAGGATTTGAAGATGGCTTTGAAATGGAACTTTGGGCAATGCCAGTTGCACGTCCTTATATGCCAGATGGACAAAAGGTTGCAGAAGCCCTACAAGCAAACTTTGCTGCTGTTGGTGTAAATGCAAAAATCACTTCATATGAGTGGGCTACTTATTTAGAAAAAGCTCGTAACGGAGAAGCTGATTCCTTCTTACTAGGATGGACTGGAGACAATGGAGATGCAGATAACTTCCTTTATGTGCTACTAGATCAAGATAGCATCGGAAGTAATAACTACGCTCAATATCAGAATCAAGCAGTACATGATTTACTAGTAGAAGCACAATCCACTCCTGATCAAGCAAAACGTGAAGAGCTTTACAAGCAAGCACAAGAGTTAATTCACGAAGATGCTCCATGGATTCCACTTGTTCACTCGAACCCAGCATTAGCAGGTAAAGCTGGTATCTCTGGATTTAAAGCTCATCCAACTGGGTCCGATGTGTTAGCAACAGTTGAAATGAAATAA
- a CDS encoding ABC transporter permease yields the protein MFSYTLRRLGMLIPVLLGLTLIVFFMIRAIPGDPAEQILGQAATKEAITELNESLGLDKPWYTQYVYYVGDLLTGDLGESLRTKSAISEEIWPYLAATMELTFCAMFIAIVIGVNAGIISAWFQRSWFDYTAMLLALIGVSMPIFWLGLMEQWIFSIQLDWLPTSGREDVRNPVEAITHLFLIDTAIQGEWAQFQTTIKHLILPSVALATIPMAIIARITRSSMLEVMKSDYIRTAHAKGLRMFFVVYKHSLKNAVIPVLTIIGLQTGLLLGGAILTETIFSWPGIGRYIFEAINFRDYPVIQSGILIVAIIFVTINLIVDLLYAVIDPRIKYR from the coding sequence ATGTTTTCCTACACCTTAAGAAGACTAGGTATGCTAATTCCTGTTTTACTCGGACTAACATTAATCGTCTTCTTTATGATTCGTGCAATTCCAGGTGATCCTGCTGAACAGATCCTTGGACAAGCTGCCACAAAAGAAGCTATTACAGAGCTGAATGAATCTTTAGGATTAGACAAGCCTTGGTATACACAATATGTCTATTATGTTGGGGACTTACTCACAGGAGACTTAGGTGAATCGTTACGAACGAAGTCTGCTATTTCAGAAGAGATATGGCCATACCTTGCTGCAACAATGGAGTTAACATTTTGTGCAATGTTTATAGCAATTGTTATTGGAGTGAATGCAGGCATTATTTCTGCTTGGTTCCAGCGATCTTGGTTTGACTATACTGCTATGTTACTAGCTTTAATTGGTGTATCCATGCCAATTTTTTGGCTAGGATTGATGGAACAGTGGATTTTCTCCATTCAACTAGATTGGTTGCCGACTTCAGGACGAGAAGATGTGAGGAATCCGGTGGAGGCAATTACCCATTTGTTTTTAATTGATACAGCCATTCAAGGCGAGTGGGCTCAATTTCAAACTACTATAAAACATCTGATTTTACCTAGTGTTGCATTAGCAACAATACCTATGGCAATTATCGCAAGAATTACTCGTTCCTCTATGTTAGAAGTCATGAAATCCGATTACATCCGAACGGCTCATGCGAAAGGATTAAGAATGTTTTTTGTTGTGTACAAGCATTCATTAAAGAATGCAGTTATTCCTGTATTAACTATTATTGGTCTTCAAACTGGTTTGCTATTAGGCGGAGCAATTTTAACGGAGACCATCTTCAGTTGGCCTGGTATTGGTCGTTATATCTTTGAAGCTATTAATTTTCGAGACTATCCAGTTATTCAATCAGGTATTTTAATCGTTGCAATTATCTTTGTCACCATCAACTTAATTGTGGATTTACTCTATGCAGTCATTGATCCACGAATTAAGTATCGATAG
- the nikC gene encoding nickel transporter permease, whose product MTTLTAKITAGKPESPWMEAWRRFRKNKLGLVGAGIVLFFILVALFAPLLAAEGINDQDFSNRLQAPSSEHWFGTDDFGRDILSRVIHGARISLWVGTFSVIGSVIVGCTLGIIAGYFGRWIDTIISRIFDIMLAFPSILLAIGIVAVLGPSLQNALIAIAIINIPTFGRLIRSRVLSVKEEEYITAAKALGMSHTRILVQHVLPNSLAPIIVQGTLAVATAIIEAAALGFLGLGAEPPNPEWGKMLSDAKMYMLQAPWMMVFPGIAIMLTVLGFNLMGDGLRDALDPKMKDV is encoded by the coding sequence ATGACTACTTTAACCGCAAAAATTACAGCTGGGAAACCAGAGTCTCCTTGGATGGAAGCGTGGAGGAGATTTAGGAAAAATAAATTAGGTCTAGTTGGTGCAGGGATTGTCTTATTTTTTATCTTGGTTGCTTTATTCGCACCGCTATTAGCAGCAGAAGGAATAAATGATCAAGATTTCTCTAACAGATTACAAGCACCTTCTAGTGAACATTGGTTTGGTACAGATGATTTTGGTCGTGATATTTTATCGCGGGTTATTCATGGTGCTCGAATTTCTCTATGGGTAGGGACATTCTCCGTAATTGGTTCTGTTATTGTCGGTTGTACACTTGGTATTATTGCAGGGTATTTTGGAAGATGGATTGATACCATTATCTCGAGGATATTTGACATTATGCTAGCATTCCCTAGTATTCTTTTAGCTATTGGAATTGTTGCGGTTCTTGGACCATCTTTACAAAATGCGTTGATAGCGATTGCCATCATTAATATCCCAACGTTTGGTCGACTCATTCGGTCGAGAGTATTGAGTGTAAAAGAAGAAGAATACATTACAGCAGCGAAGGCACTCGGGATGAGCCATACGAGAATTTTAGTTCAGCATGTGTTGCCGAATAGCTTAGCACCAATTATCGTGCAAGGTACGCTGGCTGTCGCAACGGCTATCATTGAAGCAGCTGCACTCGGATTTTTAGGGTTGGGAGCGGAACCGCCAAATCCAGAGTGGGGAAAAATGCTATCGGATGCAAAAATGTACATGCTGCAAGCTCCTTGGATGATGGTCTTCCCAGGAATAGCGATTATGCTGACAGTTCTAGGCTTCAATTTAATGGGTGATGGCCTGCGTGATGCGCTGGATCCGAAGATGAAGGATGTTTAA
- a CDS encoding FUSC family protein yields MKLGARVLKTGIAIVLALTLAELLNLPSPIFAGIAAVFAIQPTIYRSYLSVIEQLQANIIGGAIAVIFVMLFGNHVFIIGLAAIIAIMIILKLRIESTIGLALVTIMAIMQEPGEHFIEFAFIRIATIMLGVLSSFAVNLVFIPPKYETKLYHKTVSVTEDTLKWIRLSTRHASEHTLLKKDIERIKERLMKLDQLYLMYKEERNYFRSKEVLKTRKLVIYRQMISTTRRSLNILRRLHRFDNDFQHLPEETQLELQGQLDGLITYHEQLLLKFAGKIRPNVELETESTEAPQRKELVGRFLHQVKQDQACEEVETYHFLHLISDILEYEENLVHLEKLINSFQTYHQKENTVRLDEIEDER; encoded by the coding sequence ATGAAACTTGGAGCTCGGGTATTAAAAACGGGGATTGCCATCGTACTAGCGTTAACGTTAGCGGAATTACTTAACTTACCCTCCCCTATTTTCGCTGGAATCGCAGCCGTTTTTGCCATACAACCGACCATCTACCGTAGTTATTTATCTGTAATTGAGCAGTTACAAGCTAACATTATTGGTGGTGCTATCGCAGTTATCTTTGTGATGCTGTTTGGTAACCATGTATTCATTATCGGACTTGCAGCAATTATAGCGATTATGATTATTTTAAAGCTTCGTATTGAGTCGACCATTGGTTTAGCACTCGTTACGATTATGGCTATTATGCAAGAGCCTGGAGAACATTTTATTGAATTTGCTTTTATTCGAATCGCTACTATTATGTTAGGAGTCCTTTCTTCCTTTGCGGTGAATTTAGTTTTTATCCCACCGAAGTATGAAACAAAGCTCTATCATAAAACAGTTAGCGTGACAGAAGATACGCTAAAATGGATTCGTTTAAGCACACGCCATGCCTCAGAGCATACGCTTTTAAAGAAAGACATTGAACGTATAAAAGAGAGATTAATGAAGTTAGACCAACTTTACTTAATGTACAAAGAAGAGCGGAACTACTTCCGTTCTAAAGAAGTTTTAAAAACTCGTAAGTTAGTTATATACAGACAAATGATTTCTACTACTAGAAGATCTTTAAATATACTTCGTCGCTTACATCGATTTGATAATGATTTCCAACACCTTCCGGAAGAAACGCAGTTAGAACTTCAAGGTCAACTGGACGGACTCATCACTTATCACGAACAGTTACTTTTAAAATTCGCTGGTAAGATTAGACCGAATGTGGAATTGGAGACAGAAAGCACCGAAGCTCCTCAAAGAAAAGAGCTAGTAGGGCGTTTCTTACATCAAGTAAAACAAGATCAGGCGTGTGAAGAAGTGGAAACGTACCACTTCTTACATTTGATATCAGATATCTTAGAGTACGAAGAGAACTTAGTTCATTTAGAGAAGTTGATTAACAGCTTCCAGACGTATCATCAAAAAGAAAATACCGTTCGCCTGGATGAGATTGAGGATGAACGATGA
- a CDS encoding glutamate-1-semialdehyde 2,1-aminomutase, producing the protein MNWNKSEQLHEEALLHIVGGVNSPSRSYKAVGGGAPVTMERAKGAYFWDVDGNKYIDYLAAYGPIITGHAHPHITKAITYAAENGVLYGTPTPHEIKFAKMIKEAMPYMDKVRFVNSGTEAVMTTIRVARAYTGRDKIIKFAGCYHGHSDLVLVAAGSGPSTLGTPDSAGVTKAIAKEVITVPFNDIESYKAAMDRWGDEVAAVLVEPIVGNFGIVEPHPGFLEEVNRITHDAGALVIYDEVITAFRFMYGGAQDMLQVKPDLTALGKIIGGGLPIGAYGGRADIMEHVAPLGPAYQAGTMAGNPASILSGIACLEVLKQDGVYEELDRLGAKLEDGILAAAKEHGITITTNRLKGALTIYFTDEKVVNYEQAEATDGEQFAKFFKLMLAQGINLAPSKYEAWFLTTAHTDEDIDTTLLAVNKAFEQLKNA; encoded by the coding sequence ATGAATTGGAATAAATCAGAGCAGTTACATGAAGAAGCTCTTCTACATATAGTTGGTGGGGTTAACAGTCCTTCCCGCTCTTATAAAGCAGTTGGCGGCGGAGCTCCGGTAACGATGGAGCGCGCGAAAGGAGCCTACTTTTGGGACGTGGATGGAAATAAGTACATTGACTACTTAGCAGCATACGGTCCGATTATCACAGGGCATGCACACCCGCACATCACGAAAGCAATCACGTATGCGGCAGAGAATGGCGTATTATACGGAACGCCAACTCCGCATGAAATTAAATTCGCGAAGATGATTAAGGAAGCTATGCCGTATATGGACAAAGTAAGGTTTGTAAACTCTGGTACAGAAGCTGTCATGACAACGATTCGTGTTGCTCGTGCATATACTGGTCGAGATAAAATTATTAAATTTGCAGGATGTTACCACGGCCATTCTGACTTAGTACTAGTTGCTGCAGGCTCTGGACCTTCTACTCTTGGGACGCCAGATTCCGCTGGAGTTACAAAAGCCATCGCGAAAGAAGTTATCACTGTTCCTTTTAATGATATTGAGTCATACAAAGCTGCGATGGATCGCTGGGGAGATGAAGTAGCTGCAGTACTAGTAGAACCGATCGTCGGAAACTTCGGTATTGTCGAACCTCATCCTGGTTTCTTAGAGGAAGTTAATAGAATTACCCACGATGCTGGAGCTCTAGTTATTTACGATGAAGTAATCACTGCCTTCCGCTTTATGTATGGTGGTGCGCAAGATATGCTTCAAGTAAAGCCAGATTTAACGGCACTAGGAAAAATTATTGGTGGCGGACTTCCAATTGGTGCATACGGTGGCCGCGCGGATATTATGGAACACGTTGCTCCATTAGGCCCTGCCTACCAAGCAGGTACGATGGCTGGTAATCCAGCTTCTATTCTTTCCGGAATCGCTTGTTTAGAAGTGTTAAAGCAAGATGGCGTTTATGAAGAGTTAGATCGCCTTGGGGCAAAGCTTGAAGATGGTATTTTAGCAGCAGCGAAGGAGCACGGAATTACCATTACCACGAACCGCTTAAAAGGTGCACTCACTATTTATTTTACAGATGAAAAGGTCGTGAACTACGAGCAAGCGGAGGCAACGGATGGGGAGCAATTTGCGAAATTCTTTAAGCTAATGTTGGCTCAAGGAATTAATCTAGCTCCATCTAAGTATGAAGCGTGGTTCTTGACTACTGCCCATACAGACGAAGATATTGACACGACATTACTTGCGGTAAATAAAGCATTCGAACAGTTAAAAAACGCATAA
- a CDS encoding ABC transporter ATP-binding protein yields the protein MKDAIVVNNLRKEFRVYSSRPGLAGAFRDLLNRQSKIVPAVKDISFTVKQGEMVGYIGENGAGKSTTIKMLTGILSPTSGTVRVNGMDPHKEREKFVKTIGVVFGQRSQLWWDIAVQESFRLLKKVYNVPDDLYEDHMELIIRTLDIEPLLDKPVRKLSLGQRMRCELAAALIHNPKLLFLDEPTIGLDVLVKVKIRQFLKEINERYNTTILLTTHDLSDIEALCERVVMLDEGQIIYDGSLLQLKQNWGDQKIIHMKFLDDIPVEVLQMHTDSVAQQKWMYDEKEQRYSIVLGADEEVISQLIKHVVEAFPIKDIHIEETSTEDIIQKIYEKGSAENDNKAAKAIG from the coding sequence ATGAAGGATGCGATAGTAGTAAACAATCTTCGAAAAGAATTCCGAGTATATTCTAGTCGTCCTGGACTTGCAGGCGCTTTTCGAGACCTTTTAAATAGACAGTCTAAAATAGTTCCAGCTGTAAAAGACATTAGCTTTACTGTGAAGCAAGGAGAAATGGTGGGATACATCGGAGAAAATGGAGCAGGAAAATCTACGACGATAAAAATGCTAACCGGAATCCTTTCTCCAACAAGTGGGACGGTTCGCGTAAATGGCATGGACCCGCATAAAGAAAGAGAGAAATTCGTAAAGACGATTGGTGTAGTGTTCGGTCAGCGTTCTCAATTATGGTGGGACATTGCGGTGCAAGAATCCTTTAGACTTTTAAAGAAAGTGTATAACGTTCCAGATGACTTGTACGAAGATCACATGGAATTAATTATCCGCACGCTGGATATAGAACCACTCTTGGATAAACCAGTTCGTAAACTTTCATTAGGGCAGCGAATGAGATGCGAGCTTGCAGCGGCGCTTATTCATAATCCAAAACTCTTATTCTTAGACGAACCAACAATTGGATTAGACGTTTTAGTAAAAGTAAAGATTCGTCAATTTTTAAAAGAAATAAACGAGCGCTATAATACGACAATACTTTTAACCACTCATGACTTAAGTGACATTGAAGCACTATGTGAACGTGTGGTGATGCTAGACGAAGGACAAATCATTTATGATGGCAGTCTCCTTCAACTTAAGCAAAACTGGGGAGATCAGAAAATCATTCACATGAAATTCCTAGATGATATCCCAGTGGAAGTGTTGCAAATGCACACGGATTCCGTTGCACAACAAAAGTGGATGTATGACGAGAAAGAGCAGCGTTATTCCATTGTACTTGGTGCAGACGAGGAAGTTATTTCTCAGCTAATTAAACATGTTGTGGAAGCTTTCCCTATCAAAGATATTCATATAGAAGAAACATCTACGGAAGATATTATTCAAAAAATCTACGAAAAAGGTTCTGCAGAAAACGATAACAAAGCTGCAAAAGCCATAGGGTAG
- a CDS encoding ABC transporter permease, with protein MAKYMEMMRIRFLMMLAYRTNYYSGILIYSINIGAYYFLWQAIYSGQDDIQGLSAIQMTTYIAVSWMVRAFYFNNIDREIAMEIKEGKVAVELIRPYSYLGMKTMQAFGEGIFRIAFFSIPGMIIVAFIFPMEFTTTFSTWALFACSLLFSFMINTQINLLTGMTTFFLFNNDGLIRAKRVVIDLFSGLLLPISFFPLWAQNIMQFLPFQGISYVPSMIFTEGFVGNEIWNALLLQVVWVFLLMIPIQLLWVTAKKQMVIQGG; from the coding sequence TTGGCAAAGTATATGGAAATGATGCGAATACGTTTCTTAATGATGTTAGCGTACCGCACGAATTATTACAGTGGCATTTTAATTTATTCTATTAACATTGGTGCGTATTACTTCCTTTGGCAAGCAATCTATTCTGGTCAAGATGACATCCAAGGATTATCTGCTATCCAGATGACAACGTATATTGCTGTATCTTGGATGGTAAGGGCATTTTACTTTAATAACATTGACCGAGAAATAGCCATGGAGATTAAAGAGGGGAAAGTAGCGGTTGAACTCATACGACCTTATTCTTACCTTGGGATGAAAACCATGCAGGCTTTCGGAGAAGGAATCTTCCGTATTGCCTTTTTCTCCATACCAGGAATGATCATCGTTGCGTTTATCTTCCCGATGGAGTTCACAACAACCTTCTCGACTTGGGCTCTATTTGCATGTTCTTTATTGTTTAGCTTTATGATCAATACGCAAATCAATCTCTTAACAGGGATGACAACGTTCTTCTTATTTAACAATGATGGCTTAATTCGCGCGAAACGAGTAGTGATTGATCTATTCTCTGGACTATTATTACCGATTAGTTTCTTTCCACTTTGGGCGCAAAACATCATGCAGTTTTTACCGTTTCAAGGAATCAGTTATGTACCAAGTATGATTTTCACGGAAGGATTTGTCGGAAATGAGATTTGGAATGCACTTCTTCTACAAGTAGTGTGGGTCTTCCTTCTGATGATTCCGATTCAACTGCTATGGGTGACTGCTAAAAAACAAATGGTCATTCAAGGAGGGTAA
- a CDS encoding ABC transporter permease has translation MFYINMFFRYIAQYMKTRLQYRADLIVEIFSDLLFQAVNLIFILVVFGHTTLLNGWSREEIIFIYGFFLVPFAIFSTFFNIWDFNERYIVKGEFDRILTRPIHSLFQIILERMELESLFGIVTGIAVMIYAGSELGLDLAWYDPLIFIVLSLGGALVYAGIFISLASIGFWSDARTSIMPMMYNIGNYGRYPVDIYNRAIRFVLTWILPFAFVGVYPAAYFLGRSEWFGYAFLTPVVGVAFFVLSVVLWNAGVKRYRGAGN, from the coding sequence ATGTTTTATATAAATATGTTCTTTCGTTACATTGCGCAATATATGAAAACGAGGCTGCAATATCGAGCAGATCTTATTGTTGAAATTTTTTCTGATTTACTGTTTCAAGCTGTTAACTTAATTTTTATTCTTGTAGTGTTCGGGCATACAACTTTATTAAACGGGTGGAGTAGGGAAGAAATCATCTTTATCTATGGATTCTTCTTAGTTCCTTTTGCGATTTTTTCTACGTTCTTTAACATCTGGGATTTTAACGAACGCTATATAGTAAAAGGGGAATTTGACCGTATTTTAACGAGACCAATCCATTCATTATTTCAGATTATCTTAGAAAGAATGGAACTAGAGTCGTTGTTTGGGATTGTAACTGGAATTGCAGTCATGATTTATGCTGGCTCTGAGTTAGGACTCGACTTAGCATGGTACGACCCATTGATCTTTATTGTACTTTCGTTAGGTGGAGCTCTAGTGTATGCTGGCATATTCATCTCCCTTGCGAGTATCGGCTTTTGGTCTGATGCACGTACGTCGATCATGCCGATGATGTATAACATCGGAAATTACGGAAGATATCCAGTAGATATTTACAACCGTGCGATCCGGTTTGTTCTGACATGGATTTTACCTTTTGCCTTCGTGGGTGTGTATCCAGCAGCGTATTTCTTAGGTCGCTCCGAGTGGTTTGGTTACGCATTTTTAACACCAGTAGTTGGCGTAGCCTTCTTTGTTCTTTCTGTCGTTCTGTGGAACGCTGGGGTTAAGAGATATCGAGGAGCGGGAAATTAA
- a CDS encoding potassium channel family protein: protein MFWIGQLAIVVIMIMGFITLCQPKSPGTPYLSVRHLWILTCVYLQMLIGFGFLYMLYHWNGHAVLQQLGSTPPEPTLDDLWTMFYFSATTLFSLGYGDFVPIGIGRLIAVIESLIGYIIPAALVVRTVLDWELEKKEP, encoded by the coding sequence ATGTTTTGGATTGGTCAATTAGCGATAGTTGTCATTATGATTATGGGGTTTATAACACTTTGCCAACCAAAATCACCTGGCACTCCTTATCTTTCCGTGCGTCATTTATGGATTTTGACTTGTGTGTATTTACAGATGCTAATAGGCTTTGGCTTTTTATATATGCTTTATCACTGGAATGGACATGCGGTGTTACAACAGTTAGGATCCACTCCACCAGAACCGACGTTGGATGATTTATGGACGATGTTTTATTTCAGTGCGACGACGTTATTTTCTCTAGGTTACGGAGATTTTGTGCCTATCGGAATTGGCAGATTAATAGCCGTAATTGAGTCTTTAATCGGCTACATTATTCCGGCTGCGCTGGTGGTTCGTACAGTATTGGACTGGGAGTTGGAAAAGAAAGAGCCTTAA
- the bcp gene encoding thioredoxin-dependent thiol peroxidase has translation MTLEGKKAPLFSLQGNNGETFSLGDYIGKKVIVLYFYPKDMTPGCTTQACDFRDQSAEFENVNAMIVGISPDPVARHEKFINKHGLPFELLADENHEVAEAYGVWQLKKNFGKEYMGIVRSTFVIGLDGVVLKEWTKVKVKGHVEEALDFVKSQQ, from the coding sequence ATGACATTAGAAGGAAAAAAGGCACCTTTATTTTCTTTACAGGGAAACAATGGAGAGACGTTTTCTTTAGGTGATTACATTGGTAAAAAGGTGATTGTTCTCTACTTTTATCCAAAAGATATGACCCCAGGGTGTACAACACAAGCTTGTGACTTCCGCGATCAATCAGCAGAATTCGAAAACGTGAATGCGATGATCGTAGGGATTAGTCCAGACCCAGTTGCGCGACACGAAAAATTCATCAATAAACACGGACTGCCATTTGAACTGCTAGCAGATGAAAACCACGAAGTAGCAGAAGCTTACGGAGTGTGGCAACTAAAGAAAAATTTCGGAAAAGAGTACATGGGAATCGTACGTTCCACATTTGTCATCGGACTAGATGGAGTGGTTTTAAAAGAATGGACAAAAGTGAAAGTGAAAGGCCACGTAGAAGAAGCATTAGATTTCGTAAAAAGCCAACAATAA